A stretch of Blastocatellia bacterium DNA encodes these proteins:
- a CDS encoding biopolymer transporter ExbD has product MIRVRRHVHRLSATIPTASMADIAFLLIIFFLVTTVFSTDQTVVDLPASVNREEIVRNSALLTVTAEGVIKATDGEVSQTIENVDQLDRFIAEVLRQNPARSFVVKGDRRAAYRYIEFCLERLRLSRARNVYFLTEARGPRRQG; this is encoded by the coding sequence ATGATTCGCGTCCGACGGCACGTCCATCGCTTGAGTGCCACCATTCCTACGGCCTCGATGGCCGACATCGCCTTCCTGCTCATCATTTTCTTCCTGGTCACGACGGTCTTCTCCACCGATCAAACGGTCGTGGACCTGCCCGCGTCGGTGAACCGGGAAGAAATCGTCCGAAACAGCGCCTTGCTGACGGTCACGGCGGAAGGAGTGATCAAAGCAACCGACGGAGAGGTCTCTCAGACGATTGAGAATGTGGATCAGCTCGATCGGTTTATTGCCGAGGTGCTCCGTCAAAATCCTGCTCGATCTTTCGTCGTCAAAGGCGACCGACGGGCCGCTTACCGCTATATTGAATTTTGCCTGGAACGGCTTCGCTTAAGCCGGGCGCGAAACGTCTACTTCCTGACCGAAGCCCGGGGTCCCCGGAGACAAGGATGA
- a CDS encoding MotA/TolQ/ExbB proton channel family protein, with product MNIGPEVLHTPLLLFGWGTLKDYFVRGGPVMWPLLLCSLAGLVVIIERAWALHRIKDNMAEIVGRVRRALHARDLETATKICDAMGGPISNTIKAGLLQIGKPIEEIERTMEAVATQEVARMERFLWILATVANIAPLFGFLGTVTGMINAFDKVAEVGLGNPKAVAGGISEALITTAAGLIIALPTQAAYNYFVTRVGKISLNMETAGAMLLETIKEIEQGPSSYAAAAN from the coding sequence GTGAACATCGGACCTGAGGTTCTTCACACTCCCCTGTTACTCTTTGGCTGGGGAACACTGAAAGATTACTTCGTGCGCGGCGGGCCGGTCATGTGGCCGCTGCTTTTGTGCTCGCTAGCAGGCCTGGTGGTGATCATCGAACGCGCCTGGGCGCTCCATCGCATCAAGGACAATATGGCGGAGATCGTCGGTCGGGTGCGTCGAGCCCTGCATGCGCGAGATCTGGAGACGGCGACCAAAATCTGCGATGCGATGGGAGGCCCCATCTCCAACACCATAAAAGCGGGTTTGCTTCAGATCGGCAAGCCCATCGAGGAGATCGAGCGAACCATGGAAGCCGTGGCCACCCAGGAGGTCGCTCGCATGGAGCGATTTCTCTGGATCCTGGCGACGGTCGCCAACATTGCTCCGCTCTTTGGATTTCTTGGAACCGTCACCGGCATGATCAACGCCTTCGACAAGGTGGCGGAAGTGGGCCTGGGAAATCCGAAAGCTGTCGCGGGCGGAATCTCTGAAGCCCTCATCACGACCGCCGCCGGGTTGATCATCGCACTCCCCACTCAAGCCGCCTACAACTACTTCGTGACGCGCGTGGGCAAGATCTCGCTCAACATGGAGACGGCCGGAGCGATGCTCCTGGAAACGATCAAGGAGATCGAGCAGGGGCCGTCCAGTTATGCGGCGGCAGCGAACTAA
- a CDS encoding helicase-related protein, with amino-acid sequence MNHDLPKPGERIRLEPYPEVFEVYRAEPSTDRITLGVISSQSRQAQTFVLTLEELAQRVKRLPTLKEDFLRADFLPRDPFLLYAEALRMRLAYTFDPHYAVSVTQVDLLPHQVDAVYRYILPSSRIRFLLADDPGLGKTVVAGLVLKELKARGLAQRVLIVVPAHLQDQWRRELGDWFREDFTILDRGVFSNIYSDEFFQRNPQLITSMDFAKKSEIMDVLTRRQWDLLIVDEAHKLSATRYGRKIAKSQRYLLGEALAPRTTNVLFLTATPHKGDDSAYFLLLELLEPRLFFNETQLKEAAREGNGLPFVLRRSKEQVTYLDGSKIFKKREVCTLSITLTAAERELYESVTAYVRRWYRTVSGKTDRRSRNVALALTVLQRRLSSSLAAIRESLHRRRTKLQNLLREWERRLAEEIALPALDEENLAELADLTDAEWESLQERLEGVTAAETPEELREEIGELDDLIQLAIQAEKAGEEAKVQELRRVVEEHLRHNPEEKLLVFTEFKDTLNGLKRKFEQEWGFPVAVIHGDMNLQARVEQERFFRDRVQVMVATDAAGEGINLQFCRLMVNFDLPWNPNRLEQRMGRIHRYGQTRECFVFNLLYPETREGTVLQRLLQKLELMRQRLGDTVYDVIGMLLEGVRLEEMIMRAIVEERTGEIERVTDIDVEKRLEEFRRALEENALAGHHIDRSAVLRDDQDSRLRRLVPWDVQRFTQLAVSIVGGRLDPDRKKDGIFHISVPREFVRQHHLQGESYARGLRVAFERSKAREGNAEFFAPGHPLFEALCEHFLNKSSLPVKGVLTDEKGRDGQLWLFRGRVQDGHGKPVIERLLALFYDRHSKEVREVDPRMLWELRAVPDGWSPPPETVDNLEAVQRIVQQYVTQQIGELQDEAQARRDRECQIKRRWLEHSFDQLISESNAKLFEYHRRAEAGEDMRIAIHQEEENLKALVRERGERLKALEKERTLMLLEPELVAVALIVPKQIVELPGPPPEPEDLKRQVEQAGMAEAMRYEREHGREPQDVSEKFLGYDILSVGTEEIRYIEVKAFSETGPVELTAHEWQMAQRLGNSYWLYVVENALTEPKLHAVQNPTRLSAQPVVNVIKVVIEQWKGTE; translated from the coding sequence ATGAACCACGATCTACCGAAACCTGGTGAGCGAATTCGCCTGGAGCCGTACCCGGAAGTTTTCGAGGTCTATAGAGCCGAACCTTCCACGGATCGGATCACCCTTGGGGTCATCTCCAGCCAGAGCCGACAGGCGCAAACCTTCGTCCTCACGCTTGAAGAACTCGCCCAACGAGTAAAGCGGTTGCCCACGCTCAAAGAAGATTTTCTACGAGCCGACTTCTTGCCGCGTGACCCCTTCTTACTCTATGCTGAGGCCCTGCGTATGCGCTTGGCCTACACCTTCGATCCCCATTATGCAGTGAGCGTGACCCAGGTGGACCTTTTGCCCCATCAGGTGGATGCTGTCTATCGGTATATCCTTCCAAGCTCCCGGATCCGCTTCTTGCTGGCAGATGACCCCGGCCTGGGTAAGACCGTTGTGGCGGGGCTGGTGCTTAAGGAGTTGAAGGCGCGAGGTCTGGCACAACGGGTCTTGATTGTCGTCCCCGCTCACCTGCAGGACCAGTGGCGCCGCGAACTGGGGGATTGGTTCCGAGAAGACTTCACGATCCTGGATCGAGGGGTGTTCTCCAATATCTATTCGGACGAGTTTTTCCAGCGTAATCCTCAATTGATAACCTCGATGGACTTCGCTAAGAAGAGCGAGATTATGGACGTGCTCACTCGGCGCCAATGGGATCTATTAATCGTTGATGAAGCGCACAAACTCTCGGCGACCCGCTACGGTCGTAAAATCGCCAAGAGTCAACGCTACCTGTTAGGCGAAGCCCTTGCCCCACGGACGACAAACGTTCTCTTTTTGACAGCTACTCCTCATAAAGGCGATGATTCAGCTTACTTTTTGCTGTTAGAACTCTTAGAACCCCGGCTTTTCTTTAATGAAACCCAACTCAAGGAAGCAGCCCGAGAGGGGAATGGGTTGCCCTTTGTGCTGCGCCGGTCCAAGGAGCAGGTGACTTACCTGGACGGGAGCAAAATCTTCAAGAAACGTGAGGTCTGCACACTGAGTATCACCCTGACAGCAGCCGAGCGAGAACTTTACGAAAGTGTCACGGCTTACGTGCGGCGCTGGTATAGGACCGTATCGGGTAAAACGGACCGCCGAAGTCGCAATGTTGCCCTGGCCTTAACGGTCTTGCAACGCAGGCTTTCATCAAGCCTTGCAGCCATCCGAGAGTCGCTACACCGTCGGCGCACCAAATTGCAGAACCTCTTGAGGGAGTGGGAGAGGCGATTGGCTGAAGAAATAGCCCTGCCGGCGTTAGACGAGGAAAACTTGGCTGAGCTGGCCGATCTGACAGATGCCGAATGGGAGAGCCTTCAGGAACGCCTCGAGGGCGTGACCGCCGCTGAGACACCGGAGGAACTCCGGGAAGAAATCGGGGAACTGGATGATCTCATTCAATTGGCCATCCAGGCGGAGAAGGCTGGCGAAGAGGCGAAGGTCCAGGAACTCCGCCGCGTGGTCGAGGAGCACTTGCGCCATAATCCGGAAGAAAAGCTCCTCGTCTTCACTGAGTTCAAAGACACCTTAAATGGCCTCAAGCGCAAATTCGAGCAGGAGTGGGGATTCCCTGTGGCCGTGATCCACGGGGATATGAACTTGCAAGCCCGCGTGGAGCAGGAGCGGTTCTTCCGCGATCGGGTCCAGGTCATGGTGGCCACAGATGCCGCCGGCGAGGGTATCAACCTCCAGTTCTGTCGCCTTATGGTCAACTTTGACTTGCCCTGGAACCCCAACCGACTGGAACAACGGATGGGACGGATCCACCGCTACGGACAGACCCGTGAGTGCTTTGTCTTTAACCTGCTCTACCCGGAGACCCGTGAGGGGACGGTCTTACAACGCCTACTGCAGAAGCTGGAGCTGATGCGCCAGCGCCTGGGTGATACCGTATACGACGTCATCGGAATGCTCCTGGAGGGTGTGCGACTGGAAGAGATGATTATGCGAGCCATCGTGGAGGAGAGGACTGGTGAAATTGAGCGGGTAACTGACATAGATGTGGAAAAGCGGTTAGAAGAGTTCCGCCGGGCCTTGGAGGAAAATGCCCTGGCGGGACATCACATTGACCGATCGGCTGTGCTCCGGGACGACCAGGACTCCCGACTGAGGCGCCTGGTGCCTTGGGACGTTCAGCGGTTCACTCAGTTAGCGGTGAGCATCGTCGGTGGGCGCCTGGACCCCGATCGGAAGAAAGACGGTATCTTTCACATAAGCGTCCCTCGCGAATTTGTGCGCCAGCATCACCTGCAAGGGGAAAGCTACGCGCGAGGTCTGAGGGTTGCCTTTGAACGCTCTAAGGCACGAGAGGGCAACGCAGAGTTCTTCGCACCAGGACATCCACTCTTCGAAGCCCTCTGCGAGCATTTTCTGAACAAATCGTCCCTCCCCGTGAAGGGGGTGCTCACCGATGAAAAGGGACGTGATGGTCAACTCTGGCTCTTTCGAGGGCGGGTCCAGGACGGCCATGGGAAACCTGTCATTGAAAGACTATTGGCCCTCTTCTATGACCGACATTCCAAAGAAGTCCGTGAGGTGGACCCCCGAATGCTATGGGAGCTACGGGCTGTCCCTGACGGCTGGTCGCCTCCCCCAGAAACCGTGGATAACCTGGAGGCCGTCCAGAGGATCGTCCAGCAGTACGTGACCCAGCAGATAGGGGAACTGCAGGACGAAGCCCAGGCCCGCCGCGACCGTGAGTGCCAAATCAAAAGGAGGTGGTTGGAGCATTCCTTTGATCAATTGATTTCCGAATCCAACGCGAAACTCTTTGAATACCACCGACGAGCCGAGGCGGGCGAGGATATGCGTATCGCCATTCACCAAGAGGAAGAGAACCTCAAAGCGCTGGTCCGTGAAAGAGGAGAACGCTTGAAGGCCCTGGAGAAAGAGCGAACCCTTATGCTCTTAGAACCGGAACTGGTTGCCGTTGCTCTCATCGTGCCCAAACAAATCGTGGAACTTCCCGGACCGCCTCCGGAACCTGAAGACCTCAAGCGGCAGGTGGAGCAGGCCGGCATGGCCGAAGCAATGCGTTACGAACGGGAGCATGGACGGGAACCCCAAGATGTTTCCGAGAAGTTTTTGGGATATGATATTTTGTCTGTCGGAACTGAAGAAATCCGCTACATAGAGGTCAAAGCCTTTAGCGAAACAGGACCTGTAGAATTGACAGCCCACGAGTGGCAGATGGCGCAGCGCCTTGGCAATTCATACTGGCTCTACGTCGTGGAAAACGCTCT
- a CDS encoding biopolymer transporter ExbD: protein MKVPRRKVNAEIPTASMADIAFLLIIFFMLTAAFAAIKGINFGLPPEDPNLIVNVRPEEALYIRVLGPSDYRLNDQPIRIEDLGPAIKARIEQNKNTPVIIDTEPEAPFEAMIAAFDEAKLAGASRISLPTAMDRQRWRILSGR from the coding sequence ATGAAAGTTCCTCGACGAAAAGTCAATGCCGAAATTCCCACGGCCTCGATGGCCGACATCGCCTTCCTGCTCATCATCTTCTTCATGCTGACGGCGGCCTTTGCTGCCATCAAGGGAATAAATTTCGGATTGCCCCCGGAAGACCCGAACCTGATCGTGAATGTACGGCCCGAAGAAGCGCTTTACATCCGGGTACTGGGTCCATCGGACTATCGTTTGAACGACCAACCGATTCGCATCGAGGATCTCGGGCCGGCCATCAAGGCCCGGATCGAACAGAACAAAAACACTCCCGTGATCATTGATACAGAACCCGAAGCTCCATTCGAAGCAATGATTGCCGCTTTCGATGAGGCCAAACTCGCAGGGGCTAGCCGAATTTCCCTTCCCACAGCGATGGATCGGCAGCGGTGGCGAATCCTTTCGGGACGATAG
- a CDS encoding secondary thiamine-phosphate synthase enzyme YjbQ: MTVETRELTYETRGRDEVKDITADVARIVASSSAGSGIVTIFVPGSTAGITTIEYEPNVVADLVDAVRRLIPENHPYRHNTIDDNGHSHLRASLIGPSLTVPFRKKELLLGTWQQIVLVDFDTRPRRRRIIVQIIGE; the protein is encoded by the coding sequence ATGACGGTCGAAACACGGGAGCTGACATACGAAACGCGCGGTCGGGACGAAGTTAAAGACATCACCGCGGACGTTGCGAGGATCGTCGCTTCAAGCTCGGCAGGATCAGGTATCGTGACGATTTTCGTTCCCGGTTCGACCGCAGGCATTACGACGATCGAATACGAGCCGAACGTCGTCGCCGACCTGGTGGATGCTGTGCGTCGGCTGATACCGGAAAATCACCCTTATCGGCACAACACCATTGACGATAATGGACACAGCCACCTGCGGGCATCGCTCATCGGCCCTTCGCTCACGGTCCCCTTTCGCAAAAAGGAGCTGCTCCTCGGTACCTGGCAACAGATTGTGCTTGTGGATTTCGATACTCGTCCCCGACGCCGACGCATCATCGTGCAAATCATCGGTGAGTGA
- a CDS encoding STAS domain-containing protein produces the protein MTIKERRVNDVVILDIEGKILLGEGDVQLREAIQRLLQSGAKKILLNLADVPYIDSAGLGEIVRCYTTTRREGGELKLLNLTSRIRDLLTITKLITVFESFDTEEAALKSFAS, from the coding sequence ATGACCATCAAGGAACGACGAGTCAATGATGTTGTGATTCTGGATATCGAGGGGAAGATTCTACTTGGCGAAGGCGACGTCCAGCTTCGGGAAGCAATTCAGCGGCTGTTACAGTCCGGGGCGAAGAAGATCCTCCTGAATCTGGCCGATGTGCCCTACATTGACAGTGCGGGATTGGGCGAGATCGTTCGATGCTATACGACGACCCGACGTGAAGGGGGAGAATTGAAGCTTCTGAATCTCACCAGCCGTATCCGGGATCTGCTCACGATTACGAAACTGATCACCGTCTTTGAGAGTTTCGATACCGAGGAAGCCGCGCTGAAGAGCTTCGCCAGCTAA